In the Sorghum bicolor cultivar BTx623 chromosome 4, Sorghum_bicolor_NCBIv3, whole genome shotgun sequence genome, aaaagagaaagagaaaaacgGTAACGGTTGTTTGATTTCTTCCGGCTTACATATGTAAAGTctctttttgattttttttatttgtttcaaCAAGTGATGTTTGTTTCTGATGTGTTTTTTACAGGACATTGAGAAATTTCAGCAACCTAAGGTATTCGCTCATGCTCATGACACCAAGAAAACCTAGCTGCCAGTACCTGTTGAACTATTAGTTTGGTGACTAAGGTCACTTCTGAGATAGGGATCTTTGatttctatttatttattttatctatgatAACTTTGTGACTAAGGTCACTTGGTGAACTAACAGTTTGTTGTTGTGATgaatataataaatatattgATGAATGACTTGTGAACCTGTTGATTTGGTCATGAATGGAATATATTGTTGGACCTATATATGTTAATGTGGATTGTTTGATGTGTGGGTGGGGTACGTGATGGTATGTATCGAGCCAAATCAATGAGTCATCCTATGTGACAGTGCTTAAGAACCTTTGACATAAAAGTAGAAGTCATAAATGCTTGTGACATCTAAAAACAATGTCACAATATTATGACATGAGCACTTAGATGTCACAAGTTATCATTAAAGACACGCATCTTTTGACATTTTAGTTTTAGTCAACTTGGTGTCATAAATGGGGATCTATgacttatttttagtatattatgacATATATCAAATGTAAAAAAATGGCACATTTTTTGTAGTGtgctcatcaccatgatcatctcttgctctatCACTTGGTATGCACTAACCTCATCTAATCCACATACACTTAGCATATAGGTTAGTACtatgggtttcatcaattatctaaaACCAAACTAGAGCTTTCACCTGCTACGTAGCGAGAGAAGTGTGTGCATCGAGCACTAAGTCCCAGGAATCCTGGGTGGTAGCAGGCCATGCCCATCCCTAGTCATGAGCTCAGTATGGGAAGGTGGAGTGGGCCCACCAtggatctatggtgggcccaaCAAGGGGCCATTGTCACCTGCATCATCGTCAGACCTCACCATCTTCGCCCACGACAAAGAATGGCAATGGTTGTCAACCCTTGAAAGACCtaatttggttttggataattgatgaaacccaagtactaacctctatactaaatgTGTGTAgtcttaatgaggttggtacatgccaagtgatggagcaagtgaagatcatggtgatgactacaagatgatcaagtgctcaacttggaaaagaagaaagagaaaaacaaaactctatggagatcaaggcaaaggtattgcttaggcttttagttttggtgatcaagagagggtgtgatcacatttaggatagttagccgtactataaagaggagaattctttggctaagcggttatcgacttccactaggtgtcattgttcatgtgcatgtgtcgatgaaagctagtcggcagtctaccttggggtatacccacggtagtagtttatcggtagacggtgcgcaagctacgaactcgatggtgacgcaagacacaaacaaggtttttatccaggttcggccgccgtgtgggcgtaatacctacgtcctgcgtctgattgtattggattgtgttgagatcatgtgtgtatgacttgtcctctaggggacccctgcccctccttatatatcctgaagggacagagttacaagcaaaatatcctatttggtacaatatcttgtagccttgcggtgtacgccgaccagtcgtgcgccgcacgtcttcatcctgtgggccgagccacctctgatggtgcggcccatataggttcatgagggtataggggtttatacccccacagcatgcatttagaacctagtgagctaacttaactactcctaagaaaatgattgtgaaaatgctaacatacTTGCATATGTTGgtacacacatggtggtgtcggcgcttttgagaaaatgaaatgcatattttctattgcgctggtggaaaatttggagaagtggTGGGATTGTTTTTCACTGGAAAAACACTCACCAGACGTTGGCCTCAGAGGCATCAGACACTGTGTGTCTAGTGTGTTGTTAGTTTCTGGCGTAAGTAAGCTGTGTGATAGGACGCTTACATCGGACGCGTGCTAGACACTGTTGGCGCATCCGGTGATGCATGACATCAGCAAGTACGCAGGCGAGCATTTTTTGACTGCGGAGCATCAGACTCCTTGGAGAGCGTTCGGTGTCCGTGTCTGGTGCCCCTGTGCATTTGTAGTGCTCTCTAAGTAAGGGTCCGGTGTTGAGGGGTGCGTCCAGTGGTACGTGTTTGATGACCCCGCATGTGTTTCACCCTCTTTGCGTATGGGTCTGATGTGCATCggaagcgtccggtgcccacttgACCGCGTTCATTAGTTTAAAAGTGACCATTAGAGATCGACGCATGAGATTCAAGTAGGGGACACATGGATGTCCTCTGAGCACCAAACGTagtgttccagcgtccggtggttactatttgagcgtctggtgaccccatGTTCTGCCTAGTGAAAGAgtcaacgactctatttgtttgaggggcttataaatagttgttggcaggcttggggctcaccctcttggTATTCTAGTATACTTGACATCGTTGTGAGccttaagcaaacacctcccactcatctccttcatagattaaccatctttgttagattgggagtgattccaagtgtatttgcttaagtgattgcatctagtggcactggTGAATCGATTTGACTATGGTTTTCTTGTtattcttggtggttgccgccacctagacggcttggagcagcgaaggagcattggcatgagttggtgattgttcgtggtcatctctcggtgattgtgaggggttttgtaCCTTCCTCGACGGAGAGTCGAAAGGTAACtccagtggattgctcgtgtcattgagctacctcacttgtgggtaggttcttgtggtgtcctagtgaggacgaggttcgtgctacacctcttagccaccgaaccaccaagtgttggtcgacacaatggggatgtagcgtgccggcaagcccgtgaacctcgggagaaaaattggtgtctcaattgtgtttgattagcATTCACCTGGTGCTTGATTGTTCATATAttagtgattggttcatcccctacacggcggtataaacatCTCATCCTATCCATTTAtttaccgcaaagtagtgtaattagtttagttgcttactttgtctTGTGTAGCATAGTTCCCTAGTGTACCTTGTAGTGACAtaactcttgtgtgcctagtaatcatatcaactagaattgttagaTAGGTAGCttacaaacaccccattagagctttACTTTGCTTTACtttattatttactaacctcttgctctagtgagtttgtagaatttttaaataggctatttactgcccctctagccatattaggacgttTCAACCCTCAGCCATAAgccattgttgttgatgtaaccATTGTCATTGTCGTCATCACCCTTGCCCTCGCCATCATGGTCATCATCCGACAAACTAGGGCGCGTGCCCCAATCTTAGTATTCAACAATCCTTAGACACACCGTATAACAATTACCTCTTTTACCTGGAGATAAGGCTCCAGCACCATGTGTACTTGTGGCTCTAGGAGGGTGATAATCTTCTCATCTAGGATCAAGTCCTAGTGGACACACCAAGCCATGATGAAATAATGACAATCATCCTCATCATCAATGGTTGTAGCCAGAGCTCCTTGAACCTTCACACACAAGGAGCCAAGTATGATTGTGTCGTGTTTGAGCTATGAACATGGGATGAGATCCCTTTCATCCCCACAATTACTCTGAACCGCAGTGACCTAGTCGACACCATGGACGTATGGTGCCACTGGTGCCAGACCAGAAACAAAGACATACCTTAGTGTCAAAGTGCCTAGGACCATCTCAAGATCCTCTTAGCGGCTGAAGTGCATGATGAAGTCCTCTTGGTCATGGTGAACAACAAAGACAACATTACTAGGCATGACATATACCTGCATGATTTGCTCCCACAATTACGCCAGTGAAGTTGCTGGTCTATTCTCCCCAACAAGGATGACGAGGGTGATTGAGAACTCCTCAGCCATGACAACCTCCGCCAAACAAGGAATGCTCAACCCACCGCCTTGCCATGGGGTCTTCAGTCGACACCGGTGTGAGGGTAGTGACCACGATGATTGTCTCATGGCACCATGAGCTCGAGAGAGGGGGACGAAAGTGAGTGGTCAGTGGATGCCAAGCATGCAGACTCGGTGTCACTTGTGCCTTTAGTTAAGCCATCGAGCGCGTCGTGAACTAGCAATTCGCCTTCATTTGGTCGGCTACTAAGCAGTTGAATCAAAGGCTTATTAGGCCTATGGGATACGCCTCACAGCCCATGGGGCTGTCCTCCATGGCCAATGTCGATGGCTTTACACCTGCCAAAATCCTTAAGTATATGGCAGGGCCAAAATATTGGCTAGATGTGAGGCCAGCAACCTACCCATCACGAGCGATGGCATTGGCACATTTGTCGCCCAACACATTGCTCCAACAATGGGAGATGGAGTGCCTTCCCATTGATGGTGGTAAAGGTGATGCCGTCGTCGACACCGCTACATAGCAGCTATCCCTTACCCGCCACATGGAATGTCAGGGCAAACTCTGCAAACGATGTCTTCGAGTCATTGAAGCTGGCATCTCACCTAGGCTATGGCAGAGCAAACCAAAGCAGGGGAACCTAGGAAGGGAGAGGCATTGGGGTTGAGGCCAAGCGATGACACCATATAGgctttgtgggggtataaacccctataccatcATGGGTCgacatgggccgcaccatcaaaggtggctcggcccataagatgaagacgtgcgtcGCACGatgctggtcggcgtgcaccgcaaggctacaagatattgtaccaaatatgatactttacttgtaactctgtcccttcacgatatataaagagggacaggggtcccctagaggacaggtcagAGATCACATTACATCtcagatcaatacaatcagagaTCACATTACATCTCAGATCCATACAATCAGACAcaagacgtaggtattacgcccatatggcggccgaacctggataaaaactttgtctgtgtcttgcgtcaccatcgagttcgtagctttcGCACATGTCtatcgataaactactaccgtgggtataccccaaggtagactgccgactagcttccgtcgacagtggcgcaccaggtagggggtgtgcgtacaactctTCAGACAAaccagatggccatcatccctgacTTCGTGGCCGTGGTGGGCGGCTTCACGTTCATCGtcggcttcaacagcttcaccgccatgaccacggaggaggcgtagatccaaTCTGCGCCGACTTCTTCTTCATTGACGTCGGTTGTGGCTCCAACCATGTTGGCTatgactccgactactccagcaacgtctctgaccacgccgacaacgcgtcacccgctttcctgctacaaagggaggcagatcggcgatatcgacctgctcgggctatcgaccaagttgtttggcctacttgctctgaccaccagtcgtaATAATAATcaccgcgaagaacggcgctacgacaaccgcgaccatcgtcatgacaacaagtcaaaaagctcgagggccaaacAATTTCATCACCACCAACCAGACTTTCAtcgataagtacacttctaatattttatttattttttgcataatattttttattatctttcaaaacaacttttttgttagccgactagtttttttctCCTACATGAGTTTTCTAGAGTCggcactgtctccgactcctccctacacgtgcatgagatccgccctctgcattTCGGGTGGTCgccagtagctctctggcaagGCTGGtaatcctacgcgtgcctaggttccgcacctcatactgattgttggctacaccagagctggtacaagctctaggatgaattaactactcgtgctaattttataacaaaaaatctaaaacttatctcagtgctaattttttatttagagtttatttatacatcatgtactacctattctctatatttattttttaggagtttggcccagtcaacaagctacgctcggggactcgtcaactattccctacgctgtgctcggggactgctccgactaaCGAGCACGTTTATGTTTCCAACCACGCTTGGAGACTTGTCGACTGGTCTCcacgctgtgctcgaagactgcgccgatcaccgagcacgtttatgtTCCCAACCacactcggggacttgtccaccagtccctacgctgtgctcgaagactgtgccaaccaccgagcacgtttatgttcccaaccatgctcggggactggtcgaccagtctctatGCCGTGCTCGGAGACTATGCTGACCACCGAGTACGATTACATTCCCAACCGTGCTTGGAGACTCATCAAGCACTCCCTGCGCTGTGCTCGGGACTTGCTTCGATTACTCTCCGACCATAGCTTGGGGACTGCTtttctcagttacatatgaattgaactggataattttaatgttttagaccttgctacaaggctcatacttcaccTTCCAGTAAGCTCGGGGACTGCATCGTTATGATGCACCTCGTGATGCATCTCAGCATCAAAATTTCTACGTggatttttctttttagaccctagcaccacgtgactacgccacctactaccagaCTCGGCGACTATTGTTTTTTAAGGTCTAtactttttaaaaaaagtaactgggcacacttcaccagaaaagaaatcttttttctcaagagcaccatacaTTATTCAAACAACTTGCTTCTTCGGTATCGACACTGATCAACTGTCAACTATTCAGGCATTTTTCCTACTGGTcggagacgtcaagcctcactggtcaaagaagctcaagacgacaTGTTAtatcataatacatggagctcgtggactagctgtgggggtataaacctctataccctcatgggtcgACATGGGccacaccatcagaggtggctcggcccacaagatggtcggcgtgcaccgcaagactacaagatattgtaccaaataggatactttacttataactctgtcccttcacgatatataaggaggggcaggggtcccttaGAGGACAGGTCAGAGATCACATTACATCtcagatcaatacaatcagacttAGGACGTATGTATTACGCCcatacggcggccgaacctggataaaaactttgtctgtgtcttgtgtcaccatcgaattcgtagcttgcgcacctgtctgccgataaacttctACCGTGAGTATACCCCAAGATACACTTGCTGACTAGCTTCCGTCGACAAACTTGTTGTGCAACTATAGGGGTACCACTGCACATTCGTTGCCAGTGGTGTTTGAGGTGGCGGCATCTAGACCAGGACATCCTTGTGGGGGAAACTAGGTTCCATGGGATGACACGGAGGGGGAGAGAGGGAGGAGAAGACGTGAGGGAGGAGGATCCAGCGTCAGGGTCAGGAAGCCATTGGCACCAATGGGGTGGGAGTTGGGACCGGGTGGTCACCGGCGAGGCAGCTAGCCTAAGTGGAGCTAGCTAGGCTAGGCTGCAGGATGCGAGTGCTCCTTCTCACTACATAATTTTTTCGCCATAGGACAATTTGAGTGGATGAAAGAAGAGGGCTAGAGGGACTTATATTCGTGGTTTGGATGGTTATGGCCTAGATATTAGTAGATCGCAAGTTTATTTACATTCAGAATATATAATTGCTCGTAATGCTACTGACTTATTGCAGACAATAGTGAGTGTTCACGCGTCCTCTTTCTGAGAAGAGTCAAAGGGTATGGTAATATTTGTCATAACCGCAATTATATTGCTTGTTGCGTTTGCGTGCAAGAAATACCAAGTCAGTTTGTAACACAAATATAGTCACTACGCTCTCAAATCAGTATCGGCTTTATTTAAGGCGCTGTTACATTTTTGGCCTTGTAATTAAATTCTACGCGACCGAGACCATCGACACTTTCTAGGCGCCGTTCATCAACGGTTTCTTCATCTCCCAAGCAGTCAGGCTTGACACTTTGACGTCCACGTCACCGTTGTTGAAAACGTAGAGGTGAGCATCCTTTCCAATGGCGATGGACGGGTAGACCCGTGACAGGATGCACGTCCTGCCTCCCGCGCCGAAGCTCTCGACCACGGACCGATCGATCTGTATATTGGTGCCATGTCGCACAAGGGAAACAAACACCAACAAGATAAGAATCAGCAGGTGATAAAAGTCGTAATCCGATTGCCGCTTGACAAATATCATAGATGGTAGTAGTCAACAATTGTAACATACCAAGCTTCTAAGAGCGATCTTGCTGCTTGAAATGTCGGTGTGGACGAAGCCCGCAAAGGTCGGCTTGTACAGATCTGTACTAAGAGATGACCTGCCCGGCCGACACAACAAGAGAGAAAACACAAGCCATGCCATTCAGTTTTATGCAAACATTGTAATGTGAAGTCACAGGAGACCGGACAAAGTCACGGGAGTATTTCTCGCTGAGAACCTAGTGCTCAAACGTCCTAACCACCAAGTGTTTCatcttgtgcacgtgtgttactatattttcacaaatattttcaagggttaagttagcacactaggttctaaatgcacatggcactcgataaccgcttagccaaagaatttccctctttatagtatgactatctatcctaaacgtgatcacaccctctatggtgtgttGATCACgaaaactaaaaccctaagcaataccgtTACCTTGATCTCCAAAAggttttaatttatttttatcttttttccTTTCTAAGTTGAgcgcttgatcatcttgtggtcatcaccatcatcaccatgtgctcatcacttgctccatcacttggcatgtaccaacctcatctaATCTACACAtaacatagaggttagtacttcaggtttcatcaattatccaaaaccaaactagggtttTCATCCGGGAGAACGTACGGTGCCTGTGCGGCTTCAAGCTCCGGCGACAACGACGACTTCGGCGATCACAAGAACACATATCAAGATCACATGGGTCGTGCATTTCACGAGCAAAGCTTAGATGGATTGTAcaactacattttatatatcttAACACGTGTTTCAATAGCATGTTGCTATGATTAGATGGATTGTAGTGCGACGTGGTCCGAAAGCACCATATATTTTTCATGGGCTCTTGTCATGTTTACTTTTTTTTATCTCTGTAGCAATGCACGAGCATTAGTGAATGAACACACCTATTGTATACAAAAGAGCACAAATATGAATGAAGTGTTTTTTGTTAAGATAATTCATAATTGTATCATCGAAATATGACACCCTGTGTACAGGATTATTGTCCCGTTGCAATGCATTGGTACTTCATGttaaacaacaaaaaaaatgcCATATCAATGTTGAGACATGGGCGACACCAATACGCGACGGCGCCAGAATGAACTACGGTAGACAAGCAGTAATAATCCAAAGCACTCTCTGCCTACGGAATCTAGGTGCGATAAATATAAAGGCAAACATTACTAATAAACCGTGTGGgagtaaaaaaaaaatatgggTAGTCCTTGAAGCTTGGATTTCccacaaataaaaataaataaatgaggtGACCTTTTATTCAATAAAAATCAGTCACAATGGTACAGCCCTAATGAACAAAACTCGGCACCTAGGCGTACTTGATGTTCTTTGGTCACTTTATGAGGTTGGTGATTGCTATACAGACGATGGATATCTTCGTTGTGTACGTGCTGCTCTGGTTGAGAGGCGATGGGCTGGCAACCTTAGTGAATGCGTCATCGCATCTGAGCGCAAGAGGTGCGGCCAGCCCGCCTCACCTCTTCCTTCCCTGCGGCGTAATTGCGTTCGTTGATTCTTTCATAGGCGTTCAGGAACGCGTCATCTGCTGCGTCGTACAACTTAAGGCACTGTCGCAGCACCGTCGTCGTCTTGGCGTCTGTTCCCGGCTTCGCTAGCCGGGCCCTGATCTCGACGAGAACATTCCCAGTGTTGGCAGCACCGACCAGAGCCGCCACTTTTGCTAGGCCCCAAATATCTGCATCGGGGCTCTCATGGTGCTTGCCCAACTCTAGCACACAAAAATCATAGTCGACGCGCTTATCGCTCTCGGCAGCCGCCTTGCACGTCGTCACCACCGTAGCGTCGGCACCATGAAGAACAAGAATAATGGCGACGATGGCGGATGTGGTGACAAGGATACTCGATGGACTCATTCTTTTTGGTGTAGTATAGGAACAGAAAAGAGAAAACAGATCACGTGCAAGGACGTGTTGGCAAACTAGTTGAGTACTTATAGCCTATAGGCAAGGCAGAGTAGGTAGGTAATTATTGACATATTTTAGATTGACAACTAtgtgtttatgcttataaaTCTTATCAAACCTTTCTatattaagggggtgtttgggactgctctgctccacgtttttcagctccgctccacgttttttagccaaacggtttcagctccacgcactcagttcgagaaaaaaagtttgagttgtgagagcacctaaagaggtactccacgaactccagtttttttgtggagctgctccacggcggagtttatggagcagagttcgtggagcagtcccaaacaccccctaaagtGGTAGGATTTAATTAAACATACAGACAAATACTAACTTATATGGTAGAAAATATAGGTGATTTTGCATGTGGACCAAGCACAGCTCACTACTAGTATATTCTCTTTCATCTCGAAATATATGATACTCCCTCCGCATATGGTACATTGTAGCTTTCACAATTTATCCACAAATATAATACATTCTAGAGGAGAAAACTAATTTTACATTGAATACTTTCTATTTATCAACCAATCACAATTAATAATCATCTAAT is a window encoding:
- the LOC110434812 gene encoding beta-fructofuranosidase, cell wall isozyme-like — encoded protein: MAWLVFSLLLCRPGRSSLSTDLYKPTFAGFVHTDISSSKIALRSLIDRSVVESFGAGGRTCILSRVYPSIAIGKDAHLYVFNNGDVDVKVSSLTAWEMKKPLMNGA